The Cronobacter sakazakii genome has a window encoding:
- the rpmI gene encoding 50S ribosomal protein L35 — translation MPKIKTVRGAAKRFKKTGKGGFKHKHANLRHILTKKATKRKRHLRPKAMVSKGDLGLVIACLPYA, via the coding sequence ATGCCAAAAATTAAGACCGTACGCGGTGCTGCTAAGCGCTTCAAAAAAACCGGTAAAGGTGGTTTTAAGCACAAGCACGCTAACCTGCGTCATATTCTGACCAAAAAAGCGACCAAGCGTAAACGTCACCTGCGCCCGAAAGCCATGGTTTCCAAAGGCGATCTGGGTCTGGTAATCGCGTGCCTGCCGTACGCATAA
- a CDS encoding alpha/beta hydrolase, translating into MALEPEIARLVDDFITAGRPSPRTQTFEERRAGYIASTALAGVPESRVNIEDTTIDAIPLRIFSPLNRENALPAIIYYHGGCFVSGGFATHDNQLRQLAFLSGCRVIAVQYRLAPEHTYPAAHDDAERAAQLIWRNAETLGIERRHITFMGDSAGGHLALITALRLKNSGAWLPRQLVLIYPMLDATASSESYLSNGRDYVLTSDAFLSGFEAYLADTDVLHPEASPLFRNDFAGLPPVHIINAEYDALRDEGEALFARMTQQGVNCTAQRYLGVIHGFFQLGCISQAARNVMQDICALIRSGNTH; encoded by the coding sequence ATGGCTCTGGAACCTGAAATTGCACGTCTTGTTGATGACTTTATCACAGCGGGCCGCCCCTCCCCGCGCACGCAGACATTTGAAGAGCGTCGCGCAGGTTATATCGCCAGTACGGCGCTCGCCGGTGTTCCTGAGAGCCGCGTGAATATTGAAGATACGACGATTGACGCTATTCCTTTACGTATTTTCTCGCCTCTGAATAGAGAGAACGCGCTCCCGGCGATTATCTATTATCACGGCGGCTGTTTTGTGAGCGGCGGGTTTGCTACACATGATAATCAACTGCGCCAGTTGGCCTTTTTAAGTGGTTGTCGGGTGATTGCGGTGCAATACCGTTTAGCGCCAGAGCATACTTATCCCGCCGCACATGATGATGCCGAACGCGCCGCGCAGCTTATCTGGCGGAACGCGGAAACACTGGGTATAGAGCGCCGCCACATAACATTTATGGGCGACAGCGCGGGCGGTCATCTGGCGCTGATAACCGCTCTGCGATTAAAAAATAGCGGCGCGTGGCTGCCCCGCCAGCTGGTGTTGATTTATCCGATGCTGGACGCCACGGCATCCTCTGAGAGTTATCTGTCAAACGGTCGCGATTATGTCCTGACAAGCGACGCGTTTCTGAGCGGTTTCGAGGCTTATCTTGCTGATACTGATGTTTTGCACCCTGAAGCCAGCCCGTTATTTCGTAATGATTTCGCAGGATTACCGCCGGTACATATCATTAACGCGGAATATGATGCGTTACGTGATGAAGGCGAAGCGCTGTTTGCGCGAATGACGCAGCAAGGGGTGAACTGCACGGCACAGCGTTATCTCGGCGTTATTCACGGTTTCTTTCAGCTTGGCTGCATCAGCCAGGCCGCGCGCAATGTAATGCAGGATATTTGTGCCTTAATACGTTCAGGAAATACGCATTAG
- the infC gene encoding translation initiation factor IF-3: MKGGKRVQTARPNRINGEIRAQEVRLTGLEGEQLGIVSLREAIEKAEEAGVDLVEISPNAEPPVCRIMDYGKFLYEKSKSSKEQKKKQKVIQVKEIKFRPGTDEGDYQVKLRSLIRFLEEGDKAKITLRFRGREMAHQQIGMEVLNRVKDDLQELAVVESFPTKIEGRQMIMVLAPKKKQ, from the coding sequence ATTAAAGGCGGAAAACGAGTTCAAACGGCACGTCCGAATCGTATCAATGGCGAGATTCGCGCCCAGGAAGTTCGCTTAACAGGTCTGGAAGGCGAGCAGCTGGGAATTGTGAGTCTGAGAGAAGCTATCGAAAAGGCTGAAGAAGCTGGAGTAGATTTAGTTGAAATCAGCCCTAACGCCGAGCCGCCAGTTTGTCGTATCATGGACTACGGCAAGTTCCTTTATGAAAAGAGTAAGTCTTCTAAGGAACAGAAGAAGAAGCAAAAAGTTATCCAGGTTAAGGAAATTAAATTCCGTCCTGGTACAGATGAAGGCGACTATCAGGTAAAACTCCGCAGCCTGATTCGCTTTCTCGAAGAAGGCGATAAGGCCAAAATCACGCTCCGCTTCCGCGGTCGTGAGATGGCCCACCAGCAGATCGGTATGGAAGTGCTTAACCGCGTGAAAGACGATTTGCAAGAACTGGCAGTGGTCGAATCCTTCCCAACGAAGATCGAAGGCCGCCAGATGATCATGGTGCTCGCTCCTAAGAAGAAACAGTAA
- a CDS encoding GNAT family N-acetyltransferase, which produces MSYTIRAARPEDATAIYEMIYELAVYEKAPHEVVTTPEEIRETLFGAGSKTEALICEIDDKAVGYAVFFTSYSTWLGRNGIYMEDLYVSPEYRGKGAGRSLLKHIARCAVQRQCGRLEWSVLDWNQPAIDFYLSIGAAAQSEWVRYRLDGEALLKFAE; this is translated from the coding sequence ATGAGCTACACCATTCGCGCAGCCCGTCCGGAAGATGCAACGGCAATTTATGAAATGATTTATGAACTGGCGGTCTATGAAAAAGCCCCACATGAAGTGGTCACGACGCCAGAGGAGATTCGGGAAACGCTTTTTGGCGCAGGCAGCAAAACGGAAGCGCTGATATGCGAGATTGACGATAAAGCCGTAGGATATGCCGTTTTCTTTACCAGCTATTCCACATGGCTCGGGCGTAACGGCATTTATATGGAAGATTTATATGTTTCGCCTGAATATCGCGGTAAAGGGGCGGGAAGAAGCCTGTTAAAACATATCGCCCGGTGCGCGGTGCAAAGGCAATGTGGTCGCCTTGAGTGGAGCGTGCTGGACTGGAACCAGCCTGCCATCGATTTTTATCTCAGCATTGGCGCGGCGGCGCAATCTGAATGGGTACGCTATCGCCTTGATGGCGAAGCGCTATTGAAGTTTGCCGAATAA
- a CDS encoding DUF481 domain-containing protein has translation MKLFKTVPLAMLLAGGALLSQHAMADNTVFTVMDDPSTAKKPFEGDLNAGYLAQTGNTKSSSLTADSNLTWYGETTAWSLWGNASNTSSNDERSSEKYAVGGRSRVNVTDYDYLFGQASWLTDRYNGYRERDVLTLGYGRQFLNGPVHSLRFEFGPGVRYDEYTNGDTKTQGLGYASGIYTWQLTDNAKFTQGVSVFGSEDTNVNSETALDVAINEHFGLKVAYNVTWNSNPPASAPDHTDTRTSVTLGYRM, from the coding sequence ATGAAGCTTTTTAAGACAGTGCCCCTGGCTATGCTGCTGGCGGGTGGCGCGCTGCTGAGCCAGCACGCGATGGCTGATAATACCGTTTTTACTGTCATGGACGATCCTTCCACCGCGAAAAAACCGTTTGAAGGTGATTTAAACGCGGGTTACCTGGCACAAACCGGCAATACCAAAAGTTCTTCTTTAACGGCTGACAGCAACCTGACCTGGTATGGTGAAACCACCGCCTGGTCGCTCTGGGGCAATGCCAGCAATACCTCTTCTAATGACGAACGCTCCTCCGAAAAATATGCGGTGGGCGGACGTAGCCGCGTAAACGTAACCGATTATGATTACCTGTTTGGTCAGGCGAGCTGGCTGACAGACCGTTATAACGGCTATCGCGAGCGCGACGTGCTGACGCTCGGTTATGGTCGTCAGTTCCTGAATGGCCCGGTGCACAGCCTGCGTTTTGAATTCGGTCCGGGTGTGCGTTACGACGAATACACCAACGGCGATACCAAAACGCAGGGCCTGGGTTACGCGTCTGGCATCTATACCTGGCAGCTTACCGATAACGCTAAGTTCACACAGGGCGTTTCCGTGTTCGGCTCTGAAGATACCAACGTCAACTCCGAAACGGCGCTGGACGTGGCTATCAACGAACATTTTGGCCTGAAAGTCGCCTATAACGTGACCTGGAACTCTAACCCGCCTGCGAGCGCGCCGGATCATACCGATACGCGCACCTCGGTTACGCTGGGTTATCGTATGTAA
- the eco gene encoding serine protease inhibitor ecotin has translation MNKISALMLSLAAAGCISGSVFAAEKTSKNTAPFPKAEKGMVRQVIDLPERQDEASYKVELVIGQTLDVDCNKHQLAGKFERKTLEGWGYDYYTFESAKNADGSVMYTSTMMACPDGKKEKKFVTANLGENGMLNYNSKLPVVVYAPENIDVKYRLWKANETLVSANKK, from the coding sequence ATGAATAAAATTTCAGCGCTCATGTTAAGCCTGGCTGCTGCCGGTTGCATTTCCGGTAGCGTATTCGCCGCCGAAAAAACGTCTAAAAATACCGCGCCTTTCCCAAAGGCGGAAAAAGGCATGGTTCGTCAGGTGATCGACTTGCCTGAGCGCCAGGATGAAGCATCCTACAAAGTCGAACTGGTTATAGGCCAGACCCTTGACGTTGATTGTAATAAGCATCAGCTGGCCGGAAAATTTGAGCGTAAAACACTCGAAGGCTGGGGATATGACTATTACACGTTTGAGTCCGCCAAAAATGCAGACGGCTCGGTCATGTATACCTCAACCATGATGGCCTGCCCGGACGGTAAAAAAGAGAAAAAATTCGTCACCGCAAACCTTGGTGAAAATGGCATGCTGAATTACAACAGCAAGCTGCCGGTGGTGGTGTATGCGCCCGAAAATATCGACGTGAAATATCGCCTCTGGAAAGCGAACGAGACCCTCGTTAGCGCTAACAAGAAATAA
- the proP gene encoding glycine betaine/L-proline transporter ProP, with protein sequence MKLKRKKVEPISLSDVTIIDDAKLRKAITAASLGNAMEWFDFGVYGFVAYALGKVFFPDANPSVQMIAALATFSVPFLIRPLGGLFFGMLGDKYGRQKILAITIVIMSVSTFCIGLIPSYASIGIWAPVLLLLCKMAQGFSVGGEYTGASIFVAEYSPDRKRGFMGSWLDFGSIAGFVLGAGVVVLISAILGEENFLSWGWRLPFFLALPLGLIGLYLRHALEETPAFQQHVDKLEQGDREGLQHGPKVSFKEIATKHWRSLLACIGLVISTNVTYYMLLTYMPSYLSHNLHYSEEHGVLIIIAIMIGMLFVQPVMGLLSDRFGRRPFVIFGSVALMVLAIPAFVLINSNVIGLIFSGLLMLAVILNCFTGVMASSLPAMFPTHIRYSALASAFNISVLIAGLTPTVTAWLVEGTENLMMPAYYLMVIAVIGLITGLTMKETANRPLKGATPAASDIQEAREILREHHDNIEQKIEDIDKEIAELQEKRTRLVDQHPRINE encoded by the coding sequence ATGAAGCTTAAAAGAAAAAAAGTAGAACCGATCTCTCTGAGTGACGTCACGATTATTGATGATGCGAAACTTCGTAAGGCGATTACCGCAGCCTCTCTCGGTAACGCGATGGAGTGGTTTGATTTTGGTGTGTATGGCTTTGTGGCTTACGCGCTCGGCAAAGTGTTTTTCCCGGATGCCAACCCAAGCGTGCAGATGATCGCCGCGCTGGCGACGTTTTCGGTTCCCTTTCTTATTCGTCCGTTGGGCGGTCTGTTCTTCGGGATGCTCGGCGATAAATATGGTCGTCAGAAAATCCTCGCCATAACCATTGTGATTATGTCCGTCAGTACATTCTGTATCGGGCTTATTCCCTCGTATGCGTCGATAGGTATCTGGGCGCCTGTCCTGCTGTTACTCTGTAAAATGGCGCAGGGGTTCTCGGTAGGCGGCGAATATACGGGCGCGTCAATATTTGTCGCGGAATATTCCCCGGACCGTAAACGTGGGTTTATGGGCAGCTGGCTGGATTTCGGCTCTATTGCGGGCTTCGTACTGGGCGCAGGCGTGGTGGTGCTTATCTCTGCTATCCTTGGCGAAGAGAATTTCCTGAGCTGGGGCTGGCGACTGCCGTTCTTCCTGGCGCTGCCGCTTGGCCTGATTGGTCTCTACCTGCGCCATGCGCTGGAAGAAACGCCGGCGTTCCAGCAGCATGTTGATAAGCTGGAGCAGGGCGATCGCGAAGGTTTGCAGCACGGCCCGAAAGTCTCCTTTAAAGAGATTGCGACTAAACACTGGCGCAGCCTGCTGGCGTGTATCGGTCTGGTGATTTCCACCAACGTGACCTATTACATGCTGCTTACTTATATGCCGAGCTATCTGTCGCATAATCTGCACTACTCGGAAGAGCATGGCGTGCTGATTATTATCGCGATTATGATCGGTATGCTGTTTGTCCAGCCGGTGATGGGCCTGCTGAGCGACCGTTTTGGTCGTCGCCCGTTCGTGATTTTTGGGAGCGTGGCGCTGATGGTGCTCGCCATCCCTGCGTTCGTCCTGATTAACAGTAACGTTATCGGCCTGATTTTCTCTGGTCTGCTGATGCTGGCGGTGATCCTGAACTGCTTTACCGGTGTGATGGCATCTTCGCTCCCGGCGATGTTCCCGACGCACATCCGCTACAGCGCACTGGCAAGCGCGTTCAATATCTCGGTATTGATTGCCGGTCTGACGCCGACCGTGACAGCATGGCTTGTGGAAGGTACAGAAAACCTGATGATGCCAGCTTATTACCTGATGGTTATCGCGGTCATTGGTCTGATTACTGGCCTGACGATGAAAGAGACGGCAAACCGTCCGCTGAAGGGCGCGACGCCTGCGGCATCGGATATCCAGGAGGCGCGCGAAATTCTGCGTGAGCACCATGACAATATCGAACAGAAAATTGAAGATATTGATAAAGAGATCGCCGAGTTGCAGGAGAAACGCACCCGTCTGGTTGATCAGCATCCTCGCATTAACGAGTAA
- the pheM gene encoding pheST operon leader peptide PheM — translation MNAAIFRFFFYFSA, via the coding sequence ATGAACGCTGCCATTTTCCGCTTCTTTTTTTACTTTAGCGCCTGA
- the rplT gene encoding 50S ribosomal protein L20, with protein sequence MARVKRGVIARARHKKILKQAKGYYGARSRVYRVAFQAVIKAGQYAYRDRRQRKRQFRQLWIARINAAARQNGISYSKFINGLKKASVEIDRKILADIAVFDKVAFSALVEKAKAALA encoded by the coding sequence ATGGCTCGCGTAAAACGTGGTGTGATTGCACGTGCACGTCATAAGAAAATTTTGAAACAAGCTAAAGGCTACTACGGTGCGCGTTCTCGCGTATACCGCGTTGCCTTCCAGGCTGTTATCAAAGCAGGTCAGTACGCTTACCGTGACCGTCGTCAACGTAAGCGTCAGTTCCGTCAGCTGTGGATTGCACGTATCAACGCAGCAGCACGTCAGAACGGTATTTCTTACAGCAAATTCATCAACGGCCTGAAAAAAGCCTCTGTTGAAATCGACCGTAAGATCCTGGCTGACATCGCCGTATTCGACAAAGTGGCATTCTCTGCCCTGGTTGAAAAAGCGAAAGCAGCTCTGGCGTAA
- a CDS encoding GNAT family N-acetyltransferase, which yields MKIDFSALNDTHITECAHLYCKVYKEAPWFEKSELAPVIAFIQQHLKNNYFRGYIARYDEKIVAVSIGFKKPWPGGVEYYIDEFFVDPDCQGKGVGSALMNFIADRSLNEGLNAIILNTHKAYPSDFFYRKHGFDEHQGLIILSRPLG from the coding sequence ATGAAAATTGATTTTTCAGCGCTTAACGATACCCATATCACCGAATGCGCCCATCTCTACTGTAAGGTCTATAAAGAAGCGCCCTGGTTTGAAAAGAGCGAGCTGGCGCCGGTCATCGCTTTTATCCAGCAACATCTGAAAAATAATTATTTCAGAGGTTACATTGCCAGATATGACGAGAAAATAGTCGCAGTGAGCATCGGTTTTAAGAAACCGTGGCCGGGGGGCGTTGAGTATTATATCGATGAATTTTTCGTCGATCCCGATTGTCAGGGAAAGGGTGTTGGTAGCGCGCTGATGAATTTCATCGCCGATCGTTCTTTAAACGAAGGTCTGAATGCGATCATTCTCAACACCCATAAAGCTTACCCCTCCGATTTCTTCTACCGCAAACATGGGTTCGACGAGCATCAGGGGCTCATTATTCTCTCCAGACCGCTTGGGTAA
- the thrS gene encoding threonine--tRNA ligase encodes MPVITLPDGSQRHYDHAVSPMDVALDIGPGLAKACIAGRVNGELVDAHDSIEQDAQLAIITAKDEDGLEIIRHSCAHLLGHAIKQLWPHTKMAIGPVIDNGFYYDVDLDHTLTQEDIDALEKRMHELAETNYDVIKKKVSWQEARETFVKRGENYKVAILDENISRDDKPGLYHHEEYVDMCRGPHVPNMRFCHHFKLMKTAGAYWRGDSSNKMLQRIYGTAWADKKALNAYLQRLEEAAKRDHRKIGKQLDLYHMQEEAPGMVFWHNDGWTIFRELETFVRSKLKEYQYQEVKGPFMMDRVLWEKTGHWDNYKDAMFTTSSENREYCIKPMNCPGHVQIFNQGLKSYRDLPLRMAEFGSCHRNEPSGALHGLMRVRGFTQDDAHIFCTEEQVRDEVNSCIRMVYDMYSTFGFEKIVVKLSTRPEKRIGTDEMWDRAEADLAVALEENNIPFEYQPGEGAFYGPKIEFTLYDCLDRAWQCGTVQLDFSLPSRLSASYVGENNERQVPVMIHRAILGSMERFIGILTEEFAGFFPTWLAPVQVVVMNITDSQSEYVNELTRKLQNAGIRVKADLRNEKIGFKIREHTLRRVPYMLVCGDKEVEAGKVAVRTRRGKDLGSLDVNDVIEKLQQEIRSRSLQQLEE; translated from the coding sequence ATGCCTGTTATTACGCTTCCTGATGGCAGCCAACGCCATTACGACCATGCTGTCAGCCCCATGGATGTTGCCCTGGATATCGGTCCGGGCCTCGCGAAAGCCTGTATCGCAGGCCGCGTGAATGGCGAGCTGGTGGACGCTCACGACAGTATCGAACAGGACGCTCAGCTCGCGATTATTACCGCGAAAGATGAAGACGGTCTGGAAATTATCCGTCACTCCTGTGCGCACCTGCTGGGTCATGCCATCAAACAGCTGTGGCCCCATACCAAAATGGCGATTGGCCCGGTTATCGACAACGGCTTTTATTACGATGTCGATCTCGACCATACCCTGACTCAGGAAGATATCGACGCCCTCGAAAAGCGTATGCACGAGCTGGCGGAAACTAATTACGACGTCATCAAGAAAAAAGTGAGCTGGCAGGAAGCCCGCGAAACGTTTGTGAAGCGTGGCGAGAACTACAAAGTCGCTATTCTTGATGAAAATATTTCCCGTGACGATAAACCGGGCCTGTATCACCACGAAGAATATGTGGATATGTGCCGCGGTCCGCACGTGCCGAATATGCGCTTCTGCCATCACTTTAAGCTGATGAAAACCGCAGGCGCTTACTGGCGTGGCGACAGCAGCAACAAAATGCTGCAGCGTATCTATGGTACCGCATGGGCGGATAAGAAAGCGTTGAATGCCTATCTGCAGCGTCTGGAAGAAGCCGCGAAGCGCGATCACCGTAAAATCGGTAAACAGCTCGACCTGTATCATATGCAGGAAGAAGCGCCGGGTATGGTGTTCTGGCATAACGACGGCTGGACTATCTTCCGCGAGCTGGAAACGTTTGTTCGCTCTAAGCTTAAAGAGTATCAGTATCAGGAAGTTAAAGGTCCGTTCATGATGGACCGTGTACTGTGGGAAAAAACCGGCCACTGGGATAACTATAAAGACGCGATGTTCACGACCTCTTCCGAGAACCGTGAATACTGCATCAAGCCGATGAACTGCCCGGGCCACGTGCAAATCTTTAATCAGGGTCTAAAATCATACCGCGACCTGCCATTGCGTATGGCGGAGTTCGGTAGCTGCCACCGTAACGAGCCTTCGGGCGCGCTGCATGGCCTGATGCGTGTACGTGGTTTCACGCAGGATGATGCCCATATCTTCTGTACGGAAGAACAGGTGCGCGACGAAGTGAACAGCTGTATTCGCATGGTTTATGACATGTACAGCACCTTCGGCTTTGAAAAGATCGTGGTGAAGCTCTCCACGCGTCCGGAAAAACGTATTGGTACCGACGAAATGTGGGACCGTGCGGAAGCCGACCTGGCGGTTGCGCTGGAAGAGAACAATATCCCGTTTGAATATCAGCCGGGTGAGGGCGCGTTCTACGGCCCGAAAATCGAGTTTACGCTCTATGACTGCCTCGATCGCGCCTGGCAGTGTGGCACCGTACAGCTCGACTTCTCCCTGCCGTCGCGTCTGAGCGCGTCTTATGTGGGCGAAAACAACGAGCGCCAAGTGCCGGTGATGATTCACCGCGCGATTCTGGGCTCGATGGAACGTTTTATCGGTATCCTGACCGAGGAGTTCGCCGGGTTCTTCCCGACATGGCTTGCTCCGGTACAGGTCGTGGTGATGAATATCACCGATTCGCAGTCTGAATACGTTAACGAATTGACCCGTAAACTACAAAATGCAGGCATTCGTGTAAAAGCAGACTTGAGAAACGAGAAGATTGGCTTTAAAATCCGCGAGCATACATTACGTCGTGTTCCATACATGTTAGTTTGTGGCGATAAAGAGGTCGAAGCAGGCAAAGTGGCCGTTCGTACCCGCCGTGGTAAAGACCTCGGTAGCCTGGACGTTAACGACGTAATTGAAAAGCTGCAGCAAGAGATTCGCAGCCGCAGTCTTCAACAACTGGAGGAATAA
- the pheS gene encoding phenylalanine--tRNA ligase subunit alpha, which produces MPHLADLVASAKAAITSAQDVAALDNVRVEYLGKKGHLTLQMTTLRELPPEERPAAGAVINEAKEQVQQALNARKNELESAALNARLAAETIDVSLPGRRVENGGLHPVTRTIDRIESFFGELGFTVATGPEIEDDYHNFDALNIPGHHPARADHDTFWFDATRLLRTQTSGVQIRTMKNQQPPIRIIAPGRVYRNDYDQTHTPMFHQMEGLIVDKNISFTNLKGTLHDFLRNFFEEDLQIRFRPSYFPFTEPSAEVDVMGKNGKWLEVLGCGMVHPNVLRNVGIDPEVYSGFAFGMGMERLTMLRYGVTDLRAFFENDLRFLKQFK; this is translated from the coding sequence ATGCCACATCTCGCAGATCTGGTTGCCAGTGCAAAGGCGGCCATAACCAGCGCCCAGGATGTTGCCGCGTTAGATAACGTACGCGTCGAATATTTAGGGAAAAAAGGGCATCTGACCCTTCAGATGACCACCCTGCGCGAACTGCCGCCGGAAGAGCGTCCGGCCGCAGGCGCGGTTATCAACGAAGCCAAAGAGCAGGTTCAGCAGGCGCTGAACGCGCGTAAAAATGAGCTGGAAAGCGCCGCGCTGAATGCCCGTCTGGCGGCAGAAACTATCGATGTTTCGCTCCCGGGCCGCCGCGTGGAGAATGGCGGTCTGCATCCGGTCACTCGTACTATTGATCGTATCGAAAGCTTTTTCGGTGAACTCGGTTTTACGGTAGCGACCGGCCCGGAGATTGAAGATGACTATCACAACTTCGACGCGCTGAACATTCCGGGACACCACCCGGCACGTGCGGATCACGATACTTTCTGGTTCGACGCAACGCGCCTGCTGCGTACCCAGACCTCTGGCGTGCAGATCCGCACCATGAAAAATCAGCAGCCACCAATTCGCATCATCGCGCCGGGCCGTGTTTATCGTAACGACTACGATCAGACCCACACGCCGATGTTCCATCAGATGGAAGGGCTGATCGTCGATAAAAACATCAGTTTCACCAATCTGAAAGGCACGCTGCACGACTTCCTGCGTAACTTCTTTGAAGAAGATCTGCAGATTCGTTTCCGTCCGTCTTACTTCCCATTTACCGAGCCTTCCGCAGAAGTGGACGTTATGGGGAAAAACGGCAAGTGGCTGGAGGTGCTGGGCTGCGGCATGGTGCATCCGAACGTGCTGCGTAATGTCGGCATCGATCCGGAAGTTTACTCCGGCTTCGCGTTCGGCATGGGCATGGAACGTCTCACCATGCTGCGCTATGGCGTGACCGATCTGCGCGCTTTCTTCGAAAACGATCTGCGTTTCCTCAAACAGTTTAAATAA